In the Agrococcus sp. Marseille-Q4369 genome, one interval contains:
- the paaE gene encoding 1,2-phenylacetyl-CoA epoxidase subunit PaaE, which translates to MAAINLGSTGLGSSTSRKRARFHELEVAEVRPLTADSVEVTFAVPDALHDDFGYVAGQHLALRKTIDGQELRRSYSICRPPTPGSIAVAIKRDLGGRFSTWANSELRPGDRVDVMVPQGTFTSALERVDGAHVVGIAAGSGITPMMALAHEVLARSETSTFSLVFSNRSTLDVMFIEELADLKDRYPARLALHHVLSREQRAAPLMSGRIDQERLERILTDLIRPESVDEWFLCGPFELVQLCRDVLEAKGVDAAHVRFELFTTGRPDDAGGDRGRPVQVEAGEQTWTLDFTLDGQSTQVESPIAARESILNAALRVRPDVPFACAGGVCGTCRAKVVSGSVQMTENYALEPDELERGYVLTCQSHPQPDTARVVVDYDV; encoded by the coding sequence GTGGCGGCGATCAACCTGGGCTCGACGGGGCTGGGCTCGTCGACCTCGCGCAAGCGCGCCCGCTTCCACGAGCTCGAGGTCGCCGAGGTGCGACCGCTCACCGCCGACTCGGTCGAGGTGACGTTCGCGGTGCCCGACGCGCTGCACGACGACTTCGGCTACGTCGCCGGCCAGCACCTCGCGCTGCGCAAGACGATCGACGGGCAGGAGCTGCGCCGCTCGTACTCGATCTGCCGCCCGCCGACCCCCGGCTCGATCGCGGTGGCGATCAAGCGCGACCTGGGCGGCCGCTTCTCGACCTGGGCCAACAGCGAGCTGCGCCCGGGCGATCGCGTCGACGTCATGGTGCCGCAGGGCACGTTCACCTCGGCGCTCGAGCGCGTCGACGGCGCGCACGTCGTCGGCATCGCGGCCGGCTCGGGCATCACGCCGATGATGGCCCTCGCCCACGAGGTGCTCGCGCGCTCCGAGACGTCGACGTTCTCGCTCGTCTTCTCGAACCGGTCGACGCTCGACGTCATGTTCATCGAGGAGCTCGCCGACCTCAAGGATCGCTATCCCGCTCGGCTCGCGCTGCACCACGTGCTCTCGCGCGAGCAGCGCGCGGCGCCGCTCATGTCGGGCCGCATCGACCAGGAGCGGCTCGAGCGCATCCTCACCGACCTCATCCGACCCGAGAGCGTCGACGAGTGGTTCCTGTGCGGGCCGTTCGAGCTCGTGCAGCTGTGCCGCGACGTGCTCGAGGCGAAGGGGGTCGATGCGGCGCACGTGCGCTTCGAGCTCTTCACGACCGGTCGCCCGGACGACGCCGGCGGCGACCGCGGCCGGCCCGTGCAGGTCGAGGCAGGCGAGCAGACGTGGACGCTCGACTTCACGCTCGACGGGCAGTCGACGCAAGTGGAGAGCCCGATCGCCGCGCGCGAGTCGATCCTCAACGCGGCGCTGCGCGTGCGACCCGACGTGCCGTTCGCGTGCGCGGGCGGCGTGTGCGGCACGTGCCGCGCGAAGGTCGTCTCGGGCAGCGTGCAGATGACGGAGAACTACGCGCTCGAGCCGGACGAGCTCGAGCGCGGCTACGTGCTCACGTGCCAGTCGCACCCGCAGCCGGATACCGCCCGCGTCGTGGTCGACTACGACGTGTGA
- the paaD gene encoding 1,2-phenylacetyl-CoA epoxidase subunit PaaD — MPVLTIDDLGVLRDVRLERGTIVVTLTPTYSGCPAIDQMRDDVLLSLTAEGFGDVRVDFTLSPAWTTDWMSEAGKAKLEEYGIAPPTHRAGERSGPIPLSLGVQCPRCRSLRTREVSRFGSTACKSHFECLACLEPFDHFKVH; from the coding sequence GTGCCCGTGCTCACGATCGACGACCTCGGCGTGCTGCGCGACGTGCGACTCGAGCGCGGCACGATCGTCGTCACCCTCACGCCCACCTACTCCGGCTGCCCCGCGATCGACCAGATGCGCGACGACGTGCTGCTCTCGCTCACCGCGGAGGGCTTCGGCGACGTGCGGGTCGACTTCACGCTCTCCCCCGCCTGGACCACCGACTGGATGAGCGAGGCCGGCAAGGCGAAGCTCGAGGAGTACGGCATCGCGCCGCCGACGCACCGCGCGGGCGAGCGCTCCGGCCCGATCCCGCTCTCGCTCGGGGTGCAGTGCCCGCGCTGCCGCAGCTTGCGCACGCGCGAGGTATCGCGCTTCGGCTCGACCGCGTGCAAGAGCCACTTCGAGTGCCTCGCGTGCCTCGAGCCCTTCGACCACTTCAAGGTGCACTGA
- the paaC gene encoding 1,2-phenylacetyl-CoA epoxidase subunit PaaC: MTGADASTQASPDVAEYAMRLGDDALILSQRLGWWISRAPELEEDMALGNIALDLLGHARSLLHYAGTATGRSEDDLAYWRDEHEFRCAWLFEQPNGDFAHTIARGLIAAIYMQELYTALSASTDASLAAIAAKSVKEVAYHRDHAVQWTLRLAGGTEESRARMLVALTDTWPYIDELFRDDELHERLGDVAPLPSSLRAGFDEVWSAVLAEAEIAESDYVNPKIGHSSGGGRFGNHSTHLGPILAEMQVLARRHPGATW, encoded by the coding sequence CTGACGGGGGCGGATGCGTCCACGCAGGCGAGCCCGGACGTCGCGGAGTACGCGATGCGGCTCGGCGACGACGCGCTCATCCTCTCCCAGCGCCTCGGCTGGTGGATCTCGCGCGCCCCCGAGCTCGAGGAGGACATGGCGCTCGGCAACATCGCGCTCGACCTGCTCGGCCACGCCCGCAGCCTCCTGCACTACGCCGGCACCGCGACCGGTCGCTCCGAGGACGACCTCGCCTACTGGCGCGACGAGCACGAGTTCCGCTGCGCGTGGCTCTTCGAGCAGCCGAACGGCGACTTCGCCCACACGATCGCGCGCGGCCTCATCGCCGCGATCTACATGCAGGAGCTCTACACCGCGCTCTCGGCGTCGACGGACGCGTCGCTCGCGGCGATCGCGGCGAAGTCGGTCAAGGAGGTCGCCTACCACCGCGACCACGCGGTGCAGTGGACGCTGCGGCTCGCGGGCGGCACGGAGGAGTCGCGCGCGCGGATGCTCGTCGCGCTCACCGACACGTGGCCCTACATCGATGAGCTCTTCCGCGACGACGAGCTGCACGAGCGGCTCGGCGACGTCGCCCCGCTGCCCTCGAGCCTGCGCGCGGGCTTCGACGAGGTGTGGAGCGCCGTGCTCGCCGAAGCCGAGATCGCCGAGAGCGACTACGTCAACCCGAAGATCGGGCACTCCTCGGGCGGCGGCCGCTTCGGCAACCACTCGACGCACCTCGGCCCGATCCTCGCCGAGATGCAGGTGCTCGCCCGCCGCCACCCGGGAGCGACGTGGTGA
- the paaB gene encoding 1,2-phenylacetyl-CoA epoxidase subunit PaaB has protein sequence MSTPGDVAGEGWPLYEVFVRANRGLSHVHVGSLHAPDDDMALRNARDLYTRRNEGVSVWVVRSSAITTSDPDMKGAFFESPAGKNYRHAKYYEKSAEVPHL, from the coding sequence ATGTCCACCCCCGGAGATGTGGCAGGCGAGGGCTGGCCGCTGTACGAGGTGTTCGTGCGCGCCAACCGAGGCCTGAGCCACGTGCACGTCGGCTCGCTGCACGCGCCCGACGACGACATGGCGCTGCGCAACGCGCGCGACCTCTACACCCGCCGCAACGAGGGCGTCTCGGTGTGGGTCGTGCGCTCGAGCGCGATCACGACGAGCGACCCCGACATGAAGGGCGCGTTCTTCGAGAGCCCCGCCGGCAAGAACTACCGCCACGCGAAGTACTACGAGAAGAGCGCGGAGGTGCCGCACCTGTGA
- the paaA gene encoding 1,2-phenylacetyl-CoA epoxidase subunit PaaA, translating to MTLTAPDASALHPDGDDVAELQARFDAIIEADQRIEPRDWMPEAYRKTLIRQISQHAHSEIIGMQPEGNWISRAPSLKRKAILMAKVQDEAGHGLYLYSAAQTLGISRDEMTEQLITSRARYSSIFNYPTPTWADMGAIGWLVDGAAICNQVPLCRASYGPYGRAMVRICKEESFHQRQGFEILLELSQGTPEQHQMAQDAVNRWYWPSLMMFGPPDDESPNSAQSMAWKIKRFSNDELRQRFVGMLVPQAEVLGLTLPDPNLRWNEESGQWDMSEIDWTEFNEVLAGRGPANAQRIQHRRDAHEEGAWVREAAAAYAEKQAARERQAA from the coding sequence ATGACGCTCACCGCACCCGACGCATCCGCCCTGCACCCCGACGGCGACGACGTCGCCGAGCTGCAGGCTCGCTTCGACGCGATCATCGAGGCCGATCAGCGCATCGAGCCGCGCGACTGGATGCCCGAGGCGTACCGCAAGACGCTCATCCGCCAGATATCGCAGCACGCGCACTCCGAGATCATCGGCATGCAGCCCGAGGGCAACTGGATCTCGCGCGCGCCGAGCCTCAAGCGCAAGGCCATCCTGATGGCGAAGGTGCAGGACGAGGCCGGGCACGGGCTCTACCTCTACTCCGCCGCGCAGACGCTCGGCATCAGCCGAGACGAGATGACCGAGCAGCTCATCACCTCGCGCGCCCGCTACTCCTCGATCTTCAACTACCCGACGCCGACGTGGGCCGACATGGGCGCGATCGGCTGGCTCGTCGACGGCGCCGCGATCTGCAACCAGGTGCCGCTGTGCCGCGCCTCCTACGGCCCCTACGGCCGCGCGATGGTGCGCATCTGCAAGGAGGAGTCGTTCCACCAGCGGCAGGGCTTCGAGATCCTGCTCGAGCTGAGCCAGGGCACGCCCGAGCAGCACCAGATGGCGCAGGACGCCGTGAACCGCTGGTACTGGCCGTCGCTCATGATGTTCGGCCCGCCCGACGACGAGTCGCCCAACTCGGCGCAGTCGATGGCGTGGAAGATCAAGCGCTTCTCGAACGACGAGCTGCGCCAGCGCTTCGTCGGCATGCTCGTGCCGCAGGCCGAGGTGCTCGGGCTCACGCTGCCCGACCCGAACCTGCGCTGGAACGAGGAGTCGGGCCAGTGGGACATGTCCGAGATCGACTGGACCGAGTTCAACGAGGTGCTCGCGGGCCGCGGCCCGGCGAACGCGCAGCGCATCCAGCACCGCCGCGACGCCCACGAGGAGGGCGCGTGGGTGCGCGAGGCCGCCGCGGCCTACGCCGAGAAGCAGGCCGCGCGCGAGCGCCAGGCCGCCTGA
- the paaK gene encoding phenylacetate--CoA ligase PaaK: MLSQTTASADLRDAGERLSLDELRALQLERLQHTVRHAYANVPTYRRKLDAAGVTPDDIRSLDDLQRLPFTTKEDLRESYPFGMFAVPMERVARIHASSGTTGRPTVVGYTKEDLDNWADVVARSLRAAGVRPGMKVHNAYGYGLFTGGQGAHGGIERLGATVIPVSGGQTTRQVQLIRDFEPDAIMCTPSYLLTIADAFEDAGFDPRGTSLKVAICGAEPWTNEMRHELEQRMGIDAVDIYGLSEVMGPGVGSEFASTKDGPTIWEDHFLPEIIDGETGEPLPDGEVGELVFTSLTKAAFPVVRYRTRDLTRLLPGSAQPTMRRIEKITGRNDDMIILRGVNLFPTQIEELVLAIEHLTPHFILELTRSGRMDDLTVKIEPTPHVPHEVSEAAAHILRVRIKEQIGTSVRVQIVPCGSLPRSEGKYKRVYDLRGGAAEEAGRLVR; this comes from the coding sequence ATGCTCAGCCAGACCACCGCATCCGCCGACCTCCGCGACGCGGGCGAGCGCCTCTCGCTCGACGAGCTGCGTGCCCTGCAGCTCGAGCGGCTGCAGCACACCGTGCGCCATGCGTACGCGAACGTGCCGACGTACCGGCGGAAGCTCGATGCGGCCGGCGTGACGCCCGACGACATCCGCTCGCTCGACGACCTCCAGCGGCTGCCCTTCACGACGAAGGAGGACCTGCGCGAGTCCTACCCGTTCGGCATGTTCGCGGTGCCGATGGAGCGCGTCGCACGCATCCACGCATCCTCCGGCACGACCGGCCGGCCGACCGTGGTCGGCTACACCAAGGAGGACCTCGACAACTGGGCCGATGTCGTCGCGCGCTCGCTGCGCGCTGCGGGGGTGCGGCCGGGCATGAAGGTGCACAACGCCTACGGCTACGGCCTGTTCACCGGCGGCCAGGGCGCGCACGGGGGCATCGAGCGGCTCGGCGCGACCGTCATCCCCGTCTCGGGCGGGCAGACGACGCGGCAAGTGCAGCTCATCCGCGACTTCGAGCCCGACGCGATCATGTGCACGCCGTCGTACCTGCTGACGATCGCCGATGCGTTCGAGGACGCCGGCTTCGACCCGCGCGGCACGTCGCTCAAGGTCGCGATCTGCGGCGCCGAGCCGTGGACGAACGAGATGCGGCACGAGCTCGAGCAGCGCATGGGCATCGATGCGGTCGACATCTACGGGCTCTCGGAGGTCATGGGCCCGGGGGTCGGCAGCGAGTTCGCCTCGACCAAGGACGGGCCCACGATCTGGGAGGACCACTTCCTGCCCGAGATCATCGACGGCGAGACGGGCGAGCCGCTGCCCGACGGCGAGGTGGGCGAGCTGGTCTTCACGTCGCTGACGAAGGCGGCGTTCCCGGTGGTGCGCTACCGCACGCGCGATCTCACGCGGCTGCTGCCGGGCTCGGCGCAGCCGACCATGCGGCGGATCGAGAAGATCACCGGGCGCAACGACGACATGATCATCCTGCGCGGCGTGAACCTCTTCCCCACGCAGATCGAGGAGCTCGTGCTCGCGATCGAGCACCTCACGCCGCACTTCATCCTCGAGCTCACGCGCTCGGGCCGCATGGACGACCTCACGGTCAAGATCGAGCCGACGCCGCACGTGCCGCACGAGGTGTCGGAGGCGGCTGCGCACATCCTGCGGGTGCGCATCAAGGAGCAGATCGGCACCTCAGTGCGCGTGCAGATCGTGCCGTGCGGCTCGCTGCCGCGCTCGGAGGGAAAGTACAAGCGCGTCTACGACTTGCGCGGTGGAGCTGCTGAAGAGGCTGGGAGACTGGTGAGATGA
- a CDS encoding TetR/AcrR family transcriptional regulator, whose protein sequence is MTTATEPARRGRPGYDRDSMLEVVVEVFNERGYDAASLGSIADKLGLSKSAIYHHFASKEQMLEVALGRALDALEAVFESPGATTGPVVSRIRHVVRGAVLVLCEEMPFVTLLLRLRGNTPIELEAMRRRREFDRKLRALFELSRDEGTLRADMDPRIAERLTFGMVNSIVEWYRPDGTITPEQLADSVLELVRTGLHDPASL, encoded by the coding sequence ATGACGACCGCCACCGAGCCCGCCCGCCGCGGCCGCCCCGGCTACGACCGCGACTCGATGCTCGAGGTCGTCGTCGAGGTCTTCAACGAGCGCGGCTACGACGCGGCGTCGCTCGGCTCGATCGCCGACAAGCTCGGGCTCTCGAAGTCGGCGATCTACCACCACTTCGCGTCGAAGGAGCAGATGCTCGAGGTCGCGCTCGGGCGGGCGCTCGACGCGCTCGAGGCCGTCTTCGAGTCCCCGGGGGCGACGACGGGGCCGGTCGTCAGCCGCATCCGTCACGTCGTCCGCGGCGCGGTGCTCGTGCTGTGCGAGGAGATGCCGTTCGTGACGCTGCTGCTGCGGCTGCGCGGCAACACGCCCATCGAGCTCGAGGCGATGCGCCGCCGGCGCGAGTTCGACCGGAAGCTCCGCGCGCTGTTCGAGCTCTCGCGCGACGAGGGCACCCTGCGCGCCGACATGGATCCGCGGATCGCTGAGCGGCTCACGTTCGGCATGGTCAACTCGATCGTCGAGTGGTACCGCCCTGACGGGACGATCACGCCCGAGCAGCTCGCCGACTCGGTGCTCGAGCTCGTGCGCACGGGCCTGCACGACCCGGCTTCGCTCTAG
- a CDS encoding transglycosylase family protein: protein MTKQHTTTRARRSKRAIGGIVATGIATVAGAVLVPTAANAASDSTWDALAQCESGGNWAIDTGNGYYGGLQFSLSTWQAYGGTGNPADASRAEQIRVAENTLAGQGWGAWPTCSARIGASGAAEPRAAAPQPAQQAQPARQAAPAQAPAQQAPSAQPAQAAPAALQLPDVQPGDDTYEVVPGDTLFEIAEAQGVESGWLGIFAVNQDELSNPDLIMAGQQLVLPAE from the coding sequence GTGACCAAGCAGCACACCACCACTCGCGCGCGCCGTTCGAAGCGAGCCATCGGCGGGATCGTCGCCACCGGCATCGCGACCGTCGCGGGCGCCGTCCTCGTGCCGACCGCGGCGAACGCGGCATCCGACTCCACGTGGGACGCGCTCGCGCAGTGCGAGTCGGGCGGCAACTGGGCCATCGACACGGGCAACGGCTACTACGGCGGCCTGCAGTTCTCGCTCTCGACCTGGCAGGCCTACGGCGGCACGGGCAACCCTGCCGACGCGTCGCGCGCGGAGCAGATCCGCGTCGCCGAGAACACCCTCGCCGGGCAGGGCTGGGGCGCGTGGCCGACGTGCTCGGCACGCATCGGCGCGAGCGGCGCGGCCGAGCCGCGCGCGGCCGCCCCGCAGCCCGCGCAGCAGGCCCAGCCCGCGCGGCAGGCCGCTCCCGCCCAGGCGCCCGCCCAGCAGGCGCCGTCCGCGCAGCCCGCGCAGGCTGCGCCCGCCGCCCTGCAGCTCCCCGACGTGCAGCCGGGCGACGACACCTACGAGGTCGTGCCGGGCGACACGCTCTTCGAGATCGCCGAGGCGCAGGGCGTCGAGAGCGGCTGGCTCGGCATCTTCGCCGTCAACCAGGACGAGCTCTCGAACCCCGACCTCATCATGGCCGGCCAGCAGCTCGTGCTCCCCGCCGAGTAG